The genome window AGAATCTCAACATCAGAAAAGATGATGATTTTGTtcttcaaaattattttaatgtgGAAATGACAAAGAAGACACTTGCTCATGTAGACCTGGTAGAATATCTGCAATCAATCCGCccaaagaataatatttttgatactaCTGAGGATGACAGCAGCTATATACCATCTTTCTCACTTGGATTTGAGGATGGAGGAACTGGCGATCCTCAAGATTATGTAACTCCACAGCCACAAGTTCGAGAAAAAAGCAAGCGTGTAAAGAAAGTTGGAACTTTTGCAAAATCACCATATCTTAACCGAGTGATAGATATAAAGTCaaaattgaataattttgaCTTTGGTTTATGCATGTTTCTGGTGCGAAATCGGGATGATTTGTTGTAAGTATACAATTAATTTCCTTTTTTTTCCACATTATTTTTCCTATTCTACAAATGTTAATAATATCTATTTACAGGGAGCCTGTATTCAAATGGAAAGAGGTGCAATGCATCAAGGAGCatctacaaactctgaagccaACACAATCTGTCTATTACTCTGTAATAGACACATGGGCTACAATGCTTAATGACACTGAAAAGTACAAATCTGACAAATCGCCAATGAGACTTTTCTGCACTATTGGAGATTTGGTAATATATATActctttcataaaattttactatattGAACTAAATGTATTACTAAATTTAAACTTCCTTCAactgatataattttttaaatatcataCAGATTTTCAGCATtgatgaaaagaaaagattcccTGAGACTTTTCCGTCTTTCTGCAAAGGAATGGACAAAATTCTTGACACTTTCTCTATAGAAAAAATAGAGAAAACAGACATGGTAAATGTACAACATTTTCTTACTTagattcaaattaatataacatGAATAGTGTATAAAATATGTACTTGCATGTTTACAGGTCTTCTTCCCAATTAACAAGTTTCAGCATTATTACTTGATATGCTACCATCTAAAGCATCTTTCTTATTATATAATCGACAACATTAAGCGTGAAGGAGACCCCAAGCCATACTACAACAGGGTACCGGAAGTACtggtaaaattttatataatattgccCTATAACAtttgtttaatataaatataaggtcatattaaaatatactgaTTATTTCATAATTTGTTGTAGCACTCACACTTCTGCAATTATCTGAATGATAAAGTGAATGCTAATTATTCAAGAAGAATCCGGAAACTTAAGCCTGTTTATCTGACAATGCCATGGCAAACTATGTACAATTCAAGTGATTGTGCGGTTTTCCTTATGCGGCATATGGAAACATTCAAAGGGGATCCAAAAAATTGGAATACTGAGCTGTCAGTGGAAGGGGTAagaatttaatgaatttataattcCTTCTCTCCTTAGCATCTATATTTAACTGTCTTTGCCTATTTCTACTTGCAGCCCCATCAGCACAATCAACTCATGAAGATGAGAGTAAAGTTCATTACAGCAATTCTCACATCACACCTTAATGAACTCAAAGATAATATTATCCAAGAAGCTTCTGGTATGTTTGTAAAAGCAGCAGAGATGAATCTTATCAATGTGGTAAAATCTGCAACACCAGCACAACAGCTGCAAGAAAACTCACCAGGATCAGGAAAGAAATCTGTGAGTTTTGCAGAGCCATTGATAGCATCTTTTCATGAAGTCGCTGAAGAGCTCTCTCAATCTCAAGAGGATGAACCAGAAGCTACTGAAAACAATGTTAATGAAGGACAGTAGATGaatttagataatcattttactACAAGTAGTAATCAATTATAGTCAAAATTGTAAAACTGTTGCGATGTGGAAGTTGAATTGTTGCATTTGGATTCATATTGAACAAGTATTGGCATTTGGATAGTTTGATTGATGTATCTAGATTGGTGGTTTAAAAGATTATATATCCAGTATTCAACATTGATATATAGAATGGTGTTTTACAATTGTTTTGttcttaaatttaaaatctttaCATATAGTATAGATTGTTGTTTGTATTCCTTTCATATATAGATTGGTGCTTTCAAATGTTTATAATGCTTCACATATAGATTGGGTTTTTGTTGTCTTAAATATGGATATTGTACAGGGAATACTACTAAAATGATATGGCCTTTCACTAAAAATAACACTgtatatcactaaattgtacatTGGCTATCACTAAAATACACATTCAATACTACTAAAATTTGCATACTAAATCTCTGAAAATGAAAAGAAACATCACTGTACTAACTAAACTTGTAAATTGTATGagatataataaaatcatataacataTACTAAACTTATAAAATGTATATCATATACTAAAGTTCATAACGCAATTGATTACAAATCAACCTTAACAAACAAATTCATATTTTTCACAAACtaattatcatataatactATAAATCTTCAATAACAAATCAAGATTGGTTGTCAGCTCTTGCATCTGTGCTTACTGTCTTCTTCCTTGGACAAGTTCTAGAATCATGATTCGTGCCCGAGCATTCCTTACACCTTCGGATCCTTTTGTTCGCTTTGTTCAATGCTTTCTCTCTCTCACTAATAAGccgtttaaaataatttcccTTATTCTTGCAAACATTTGGCACAAGTATACTTACATCTCCAACAGGCTGTTCACCAACCATGGCAGCGATATGATCTCTCTTACTAAAATCAGCACCATCTCCACCACAATTTTCGAGATCAGTACTAATCTGCTTTATGATTTTATGCACATAATCAAGCTTATCCATTTGAACTCCAGCCTTGTTAAGAGTTTGCCGAAAATCAAACCACAAATTAGTCAATTTCAATGACACTTGctccattttaaaaaaatcagaagATAATGCAACTGATTGAGATGAAGTGCCGCACTCTGCAATCTTCATCCACCGATTAAGCACAAGACTTCGAGGAAATTTTGTGACACCTATTTGCTTTAAACCACAAAACGCATGTCTACAAAGAATTCCACACATAACAAATTTTTTGCATGAACATACAGCATGTGTTCTGCTAACAGCTACCTGAAAAGACaaattaacaacaaatttagataatctatattatattatactacaCAGACCACATTATCTTTAACTTACTACACAAATGCAACTTTTTAAAGAAGTTTTAACTTACTTTGAAAATTTTATCTTTAACTTTCACATCCTTTATATCCAATTGAGTTACACCATCAACCTCTTCACTCATCCTTTTAATTTGCATTTCCAAGCAAGACGCCAAAATCTCTTCTTGTACTTTGTAAAAGATTGTCCGTGTAAACAAGTCAGCAGCATCATCTTCAAGAAACCATCTCGACAAAGTATTTGGTTTGCCTGAGTTAGACTCATGATCTAGCCGTTCAGTCTCATTCCGCTGCCTATGCATTGCACTCTCAAAACGTAACCAGAATTCACATAATGTATCACCTTGCCTGTGAAACTGTCCAAAGAAGAAATTTTCACTTTCGGACCTTGAAGTAGTTCTCATCAAGCCAAACATAGGATTATCCCTAAAATACGAAGGAATCCAAGACTTCCTTATTTCGTACATATCTGCCAACCATTTATTATCTTCCAAATTGAATTCTTTTATCACTGATTGCCATCcattttcaaattcttcaaTTTCCAAATTTGACGACCATATgtactttttcattttttccatGAAATCTGTTTCTTTACACAATCGATTGCCAACCTGCaattgtataaaaaaaaatacataaaacagATGGCTACTATAATATGAATGTAATTGAAATAAAATGTTACAAAAAACAGAAATAACTACCTTGATTGGAAATTTTTGCATAATATGCCACATACAAAGGCGATGTTTACTAGGAACCAAATCATTATCTCCACAAAATGAAACCGGCACAGCTACTTTCATTGCTGGACACTGATCAGTA of Daucus carota subsp. sativus chromosome 3, DH1 v3.0, whole genome shotgun sequence contains these proteins:
- the LOC108203798 gene encoding protein FAR1-RELATED SEQUENCE 5-like; the protein is MIISDLSKISVNQGSSCGDSSNISVVEVSRAVCSTGSSDSVDNYTVSPGGMRYYIPSCVDAVDTPVCNQVFDSLEKAYRFYKEYGRLGGFDVRKATEKKDSDGTIILKHFVCSKEGFNEVKFGNSDEVVAKGVRGRRTVTRRCGCKAKFVVKITSQNRYYVLNFVELHNHTLASETGRQFLRASREMTVGLRSIVFDAAKVNIGCSKTFSLVKEMTGGYANVGATLRDFRNFDRDLKEFVGERDGQMLIDKFRVMQETSKSFYFAHEVDAEGHLTMLFWADPVGRRNFEIYGDAVSFDATFDTNKYNMIFAPFTGVDKHDRCVTFAACLLSKEDICHYNWAFKQFVKAMGRNPVVFITDQCPAMKVAVPVSFCGDNDLVPSKHRLCMWHIMQKFPIKVGNRLCKETDFMEKMKKYIWSSNLEIEEFENGWQSVIKEFNLEDNKWLADMYEIRKSWIPSYFRDNPMFGLMRTTSRSESENFFFGQFHRQGDTLCEFWLRFESAMHRQRNETERLDHESNSGKPNTLSRWFLEDDAADLFTRTIFYKVQEEILASCLEMQIKRMSEEVDGVTQLDIKDVKVKDKIFKVAVSRTHAVCSCKKFVMCGILCRHAFCGLKQIGVTKFPRSLVLNRWMKIAECGTSSQSVALSSDFFKMEQVSLKLTNLWFDFRQTLNKAGVQMDKLDYVHKIIKQISTDLENCGGDGADFSKRDHIAAMVGEQPVGDVSILVPNVCKNKGNYFKRLISEREKALNKANKRIRRCKECSGTNHDSRTCPRKKTVSTDARADNQS